From the Paenibacillus sp. MMS20-IR301 genome, the window TGAAGATGTCGCCGATCCCTGCGTAATCATTTCCCGCCAGCCGGCTCACCGCCTCCAGCTTGGCCGGATCAATTCGCCCCTGCTCCAGGATGTCCTCATTTATATGAAACTGCACCACTTTTCCAATCAGCAGATCATTATTCGGCAGCTCTACATAATGCTCAAGCACACACTCCATCCGCACCTTCGCCTCTGCTACTCCCGGAACTTTAATCAGCAGGCTGTCTGCCGGTGTCATTCCCGCTAACGCTATTTCGCTATGTTCCGGCGGCAGCGGGGCAGCGGTAATATTGATCTGCCCGACATTCTGCCGGTCCACAATATGGACGACAAATTCCTTATTGTGCAGAATGTTCCGCGCTGTGTCCTTATGCCTGCCGCCGGCATGCTGAATGGAGAGGGAGATCATCGGCGGGTTCGAGGAGACAATATTGAAGAAGCTGAACGG encodes:
- a CDS encoding flavin reductase family protein, which encodes MIAIDPVQNTERDNYKLLIGSIIPRPIAFVTTLSGDGVLNGAPFSFFNIVSSNPPMISLSIQHAGGRHKDTARNILHNKEFVVHIVDRQNVGQINITAAPLPPEHSEIALAGMTPADSLLIKVPGVAEAKVRMECVLEHYVELPNNDLLIGKVVQFHINEDILEQGRIDPAKLEAVSRLAGNDYAGIGDIFTIERPV